One window of the Salvia miltiorrhiza cultivar Shanhuang (shh) chromosome 6, IMPLAD_Smil_shh, whole genome shotgun sequence genome contains the following:
- the LOC130990882 gene encoding uncharacterized protein LOC130990882, translating to MAWKLICGKSFGFSILQERYLNNFRQVRCDSISSSVWLGLKEEVSDLVDNSYSYIDDGTATNFWCDDWLGYRIYEKCRVPHYVQDLLRHSVADYFYDGVWHFTQDFINAFPEIVGDILVLPIGEDSDTRYWKPSIHAGVLGSGRIIFQLDAL from the exons atggcgtggaagCTTATTTGTGGCAAGAGCTTCGGGTTTTCGATTCTGCAGGAGAGATACTTGAACAATTTTCGACAGGTGAGATGTGATTCGATCTCGTCGTCTGTTTGGCTTGGTCTTAAGGAAGAGGTGAGCGATCTGGTTGACAATTCCTACAGCTATATTGATGATGGCACGGCCACGAACTTCTGGTGCGATGACTGGCTGGGTTACAGAATCTATGAGAAATGCAGGGTTCCTCATTATGTCCAAGATTTGCTTAGACATTCTGTTGCTGACTACTTCTATGATGGGGTGTGGCATTTCACCCAGGATTTTATTAATGCTTTCCCTGAGATTGTTGGTGATATTTTGGTGCTTCCTATTGGAGAGGATTCTGACACTCGTTACTGGAAGCCTTCTATTCATG CTGGGGTTCTTGGATCTGGAAGAATTATATTCCAGTTAGACGCTCTTTAG
- the LOC130990883 gene encoding uncharacterized protein LOC130990883: MNVRIVEEDEQQGLYFLEQADGQQEAEVHPAVFERKRSPSPVSGQHTPKGTLHQIIGAQAEHLATSSERIHDWQQPREERQRTYSSDVNTFNSPLDMQQPSMEMQQQQVKFSDQLQQVTPDQQQQQVKSPDQQQQMKFPDQQQQVMSQQQQQVNADQQQQRTPDQQPQHQSDAKIAVDDQNAVAKQQDQGTTLNSRRTTSLAFENQIRVQRVASSALQNSLEQPKRPRGRPPKSEQIRKPFVENSIKGRLRKPPEVPNARSEQIIQNKLKASFDAGNNPRDYVVDISGSSSARSMSNIASQSWADEVEAGNNPAFFS, encoded by the coding sequence ATGAACGTGAGGATTGTTGAGGAAGATGAGCAGCAAGGGCTATATTTTTTGGAGCAGGCCGATGGCCAACAGGAGGCGGAAGTTCACCCTGCTGTCTTCGAACGGAAGAGGTCGCCGTCTCCGGTTTCGGGACAGCACACACCGAAGGGCACGTTACACCAGATCATTGGCGCTCAGGCTGAGCATCTTGCTACCTCCAGCGAGAGAATTCATGATTGGCAACAACCAAGGGAGGAGAGGCAGCGGACTTATAGCAGCGATGTGAACACCTTTAATTCCCCATTGGATATGCAGCAGCCGAGCATGGagatgcagcagcagcaggtgaAGTTTTCTGATCAGCTGCAGCAGGTGACGCCcgatcagcagcagcagcaggtgaAGTCTCCAGatcagcagcagcagatgaAGTTTCCTGATCAGCAGCAGCAGGTTATGtctcagcagcaacagcaggtGAATGCCgatcagcagcagcagaggaCGCCCGATCAGCAGCCTCAGCATCAGTCCGATGCTAAGATCGCAGTCGATGATCAGAACGCAGTGGCTAAACAACAGGATCAGGGGACGACTTTGAATAGTCGGCGAACGACGAGTTTGGcttttgaaaatcaaataagagTTCAGAGAGTTGCCTCTTCGGCTTTGCAAAATTCTTTGGAGCAACCTAAGAGGCCGAGAGGAAGACCTCCCAAGTCGGAGCAAATTCGTAAGCCTTTTGTGGAAAATAGTATTAAAGGACGCTTAAGGAAGCCTCCGGAGGTGCCAAATGCCAGATCTGAACAGATTATTCAAAATAAGCTCAAAGCTTCCTTTGATGCAGGCAATAATCCTAGAGATTATGTGGTGGATATAAGCGGATCTTCCAGTGCTAGATCTATGAGCAACATCGCGTCGCAAAGTTGGGCGGATGAAGTGGAAGCGGGGAATAACCCCGCCTTCTTTTCTTAA